In Dermochelys coriacea isolate rDerCor1 chromosome 10, rDerCor1.pri.v4, whole genome shotgun sequence, one DNA window encodes the following:
- the LOC119862204 gene encoding multidrug resistance-associated protein 1 isoform X5 — MENGVLANEATGKPIRRQLSNSSTYSGETGKSLNQASTTELQKAPAEKNAWRLTEADTAKTGRVKATMYWEYMKAIGLFISFLSIFLFICNHTAALASNYWLSLWTDDPIINGTQQYTHVRLGVYGALGMSQGIAVFGYSMAVSIGGIFASRHLHIGLLHSVLRSPMSFFERTPSGNLVNRFSKEMDTIDSVIPQIIKMFMGSLLNVMGACIIILLTTPIAAIIIPPLGLVYFFVQRFYVATSRQLKRLESVSRSPVYSHFNETLLGVSVIRAFEEQTRFKQQSDLKVDENQKAYFPSIVANRWLAVRLECVGNCIVFFAALFAVIARNSLSPGLVGLSVSYSLQVTTYLNWLVRMSSELETNIVAVERVKEYSEMEKEAPWCTEQTAPPNSWPHEGKVEFRGYGLRYREDLDLVLKNINVTINGGEKVGIVGRTGAGKSSLTLGLFRINESAEGEIIIDGVNVAKIGLHDLRFKITIIPQDPVLFSGSLRMNLDPFDKYSDEEIWMSLELAHLKNFVSSLPDKLNHECSEGGENLSVGQRQLVCLARALLRKSKILVLDEATAAVDLETDNLIQSTIRTQFEDCTVLTIAHRLNTIMDYERVIVLDKGEIVECDSPANLLQKKGIFYSMAKDSDLV, encoded by the exons ATGGAAAATGGTGTTCTCGCAAATGAAGCAACAGGAAAACCGATACGTAG ACAACTTAGTAACTCATCAACGTACAGTGGAGAAACAGGGAAGTCTTTGAACCAGGCTAGTACAACAGAGCTTCAGAAGGCACCAGCAGAAAAGAATGCTTGGAGACTTACGGAGGCTGACACAGCAAAGACTGGGAGG GTAAAGGCGACCATGTACTGGGAATATATGAAAGCCATTGGACTCTTTATCTCTTTTCTGAGcatcttcctttttatttgtaaccataCAGCCGCCCTGGCTTCCAACTACTGGCTAAGTTTATGGACAGACGATCCCATTATTAATGGGACTCAGCAGTACACGCACGTCCGGCTAGGAGTGTATGGAGCACTGGGAATGTCTCAAG GTATTGCTGTGTTTGGCTACTCAATGGCTGTGTCAATAGGGGGGATATTTGCCTCACGACACCTACACATTGGCCTGCTTCACAGTGTCCTTAGGTCTCCAATGAGTTTTTTTGAACGAACACCCAGTGGAAACTTAGTGAACCGGTTCTCTAAAGAGATGGACACCATAGACTCTGTGATTCCTCAGATAATCAAAATGTTCATGGGCTCACTGTTGAACGTCATGGGGGCCTGCATCATCATTCTCTTGACTACACCAATAGCTGCCATCATCATTCCGCCGCTGGGACTTGTCTACTTCTTTGTGCAG AGATTTTATGTGGCCACCTCTCGTCAGCTGAAACGTCTTGAATCTGTCAGCCGCTCTCCAGTGTATTCTCACTTTAACGAGACTCTCCTGGGTGTCAGTGTCATTCGAGCCTTTGAGGAGCAGACGCGTTTCAAACAGCAGAGTGACTTAAAAGTGGATGAAAATCAGAAAGCGTACTTTCCCAGCATTGTTGCAAACAG GTGGCTGGCTGTCCGGCTGGAATGTGTGGGGAACTGTATAGTCTTCTTTGCGGCGCTGTTTGCAGTGATTGCTCGCAATAGCCTCAGCCCTGGATTAGTTGGACTGTCAGTGTCCTATTCATTGCAG GTTACAACATACTTAAACTGGCTGGTTCGCATGTCATCTGAGCTGGAAACTAACATTGTCGCTGTGGAAAGAGTCAAAGAATACTCTGAAATGGAGAAAGAG GCTCCATGGTGTACTGAGCAAACTGCTCCACCAAACAGCTGGCCTCATGAAGGCAAAGTGGAGTTCAGAGGCTATGGCTTACGTTACCGGGAGGACTTGGATTTAGTTTTGAAAAACATAAATGTTACTATAAACGGAGGAGAGAAG GTGGGAATAGTTGGAAGAACAGGTGCTGGAAAATCCtcccttactctgggtttatttcGAATCAATGAATCAGCAGAAGGAGAGATTATTATTGATGGAGTTAACGTGGCAAAAATAGGGCTCCATGACTTGCGGTTCAAGATCACCATTATTCCCCAG GATCCAGTATTATTTTCTGGCTCTCTGCGTATGAATCTTGACCCTTTTGACAAATACTCTGATGAAGAAATTTGGATGTCTTTGGAATTGGCTCACTTGAAAAATTTTGTTTCGTCTCTTCCTGATAAACTTAATCATGAGTGTTCTGAAGGTGGGGAGAATCTAAG tgtcggACAGCGTCAGCTGGTGTGCCTCGCTCGGGCTCTACTTCGAAAGTCCAAAATCTTGGTTTTAGATGAAGCCACTGCTGCTGTTGATCTTGAAACTGATAACCTTATACAGTCAACAATAAGGACTCAATTCGAAGACTGCACTGTTTTAACTATAGCACATCGTCTAAACACTATTATGGACTATGAAAG aGTTATAGTCCTTGATAAAGGTGAAATTGTGGAGTGTGATTCCCCAGCCAATCTACTTCAGAAGAAAGGCATTTTCTATAGTATGGCCAAAGATTCGGATTTGGTATAA
- the LOC119862204 gene encoding multidrug resistance-associated protein 1 isoform X4, producing the protein METLLPKLREDANSPTLKEGKHMENGVLANEATGKPIRRQLSNSSTYSGETGKSLNQASTTELQKAPAEKNAWRLTEADTAKTGRVKATMYWEYMKAIGLFISFLSIFLFICNHTAALASNYWLSLWTDDPIINGTQQYTHVRLGVYGALGMSQGIAVFGYSMAVSIGGIFASRHLHIGLLHSVLRSPMSFFERTPSGNLVNRFSKEMDTIDSVIPQIIKMFMGSLLNVMGACIIILLTTPIAAIIIPPLGLVYFFVQRFYVATSRQLKRLESVSRSPVYSHFNETLLGVSVIRAFEEQTRFKQQSDLKVDENQKAYFPSIVANRWLAVRLECVGNCIVFFAALFAVIARNSLSPGLVGLSVSYSLQVTTYLNWLVRMSSELETNIVAVERVKEYSEMEKEAPWCTEQTAPPNSWPHEGKVEFRGYGLRYREDLDLVLKNINVTINGGEKVGIVGRTGAGKSSLTLGLFRINESAEGEIIIDGVNVAKIGLHDLRFKITIIPQDPVLFSGSLRMNLDPFDKYSDEEIWMSLELAHLKNFVSSLPDKLNHECSEGGENLSVGQRQLVCLARALLRKSKILVLDEATAAVDLETDNLIQSTIRTQFEDCTVLTIAHRLNTIMDYERVIVLDKGEIVECDSPANLLQKKGIFYSMAKDSDLV; encoded by the exons ATGGAAACATTATTGCCCAAACTAAGAGAAG ATGCAAACAGCCCAACTCTGAAAGAAGGAAAGCATATGGAAAATGGTGTTCTCGCAAATGAAGCAACAGGAAAACCGATACGTAG ACAACTTAGTAACTCATCAACGTACAGTGGAGAAACAGGGAAGTCTTTGAACCAGGCTAGTACAACAGAGCTTCAGAAGGCACCAGCAGAAAAGAATGCTTGGAGACTTACGGAGGCTGACACAGCAAAGACTGGGAGG GTAAAGGCGACCATGTACTGGGAATATATGAAAGCCATTGGACTCTTTATCTCTTTTCTGAGcatcttcctttttatttgtaaccataCAGCCGCCCTGGCTTCCAACTACTGGCTAAGTTTATGGACAGACGATCCCATTATTAATGGGACTCAGCAGTACACGCACGTCCGGCTAGGAGTGTATGGAGCACTGGGAATGTCTCAAG GTATTGCTGTGTTTGGCTACTCAATGGCTGTGTCAATAGGGGGGATATTTGCCTCACGACACCTACACATTGGCCTGCTTCACAGTGTCCTTAGGTCTCCAATGAGTTTTTTTGAACGAACACCCAGTGGAAACTTAGTGAACCGGTTCTCTAAAGAGATGGACACCATAGACTCTGTGATTCCTCAGATAATCAAAATGTTCATGGGCTCACTGTTGAACGTCATGGGGGCCTGCATCATCATTCTCTTGACTACACCAATAGCTGCCATCATCATTCCGCCGCTGGGACTTGTCTACTTCTTTGTGCAG AGATTTTATGTGGCCACCTCTCGTCAGCTGAAACGTCTTGAATCTGTCAGCCGCTCTCCAGTGTATTCTCACTTTAACGAGACTCTCCTGGGTGTCAGTGTCATTCGAGCCTTTGAGGAGCAGACGCGTTTCAAACAGCAGAGTGACTTAAAAGTGGATGAAAATCAGAAAGCGTACTTTCCCAGCATTGTTGCAAACAG GTGGCTGGCTGTCCGGCTGGAATGTGTGGGGAACTGTATAGTCTTCTTTGCGGCGCTGTTTGCAGTGATTGCTCGCAATAGCCTCAGCCCTGGATTAGTTGGACTGTCAGTGTCCTATTCATTGCAG GTTACAACATACTTAAACTGGCTGGTTCGCATGTCATCTGAGCTGGAAACTAACATTGTCGCTGTGGAAAGAGTCAAAGAATACTCTGAAATGGAGAAAGAG GCTCCATGGTGTACTGAGCAAACTGCTCCACCAAACAGCTGGCCTCATGAAGGCAAAGTGGAGTTCAGAGGCTATGGCTTACGTTACCGGGAGGACTTGGATTTAGTTTTGAAAAACATAAATGTTACTATAAACGGAGGAGAGAAG GTGGGAATAGTTGGAAGAACAGGTGCTGGAAAATCCtcccttactctgggtttatttcGAATCAATGAATCAGCAGAAGGAGAGATTATTATTGATGGAGTTAACGTGGCAAAAATAGGGCTCCATGACTTGCGGTTCAAGATCACCATTATTCCCCAG GATCCAGTATTATTTTCTGGCTCTCTGCGTATGAATCTTGACCCTTTTGACAAATACTCTGATGAAGAAATTTGGATGTCTTTGGAATTGGCTCACTTGAAAAATTTTGTTTCGTCTCTTCCTGATAAACTTAATCATGAGTGTTCTGAAGGTGGGGAGAATCTAAG tgtcggACAGCGTCAGCTGGTGTGCCTCGCTCGGGCTCTACTTCGAAAGTCCAAAATCTTGGTTTTAGATGAAGCCACTGCTGCTGTTGATCTTGAAACTGATAACCTTATACAGTCAACAATAAGGACTCAATTCGAAGACTGCACTGTTTTAACTATAGCACATCGTCTAAACACTATTATGGACTATGAAAG aGTTATAGTCCTTGATAAAGGTGAAATTGTGGAGTGTGATTCCCCAGCCAATCTACTTCAGAAGAAAGGCATTTTCTATAGTATGGCCAAAGATTCGGATTTGGTATAA